A genome region from Streptomyces sp. S4.7 includes the following:
- a CDS encoding 1-hydroxy-2-methyl-2-butenyl 4-diphosphate reductase encodes MDSPADGAGGPAVTPLLIACALGIEQVALRSALRKDRPGRADRSGRTPDAGPVTVLRTGMGPENAERAIVRALGTDRNRSAAVIASGFCAGLAPGMNPGDLVVADETRGPHGSTPCTGTALLVEALSRTLPGRTVHTGPLTGSDHVVRGLERAGLRATGAVAVDMESAATLLGALGTGSRPVAAVRVVVDAPGHELVRIGTVRGGISAFRVLRAVIPAFLEWHRSLLLPRR; translated from the coding sequence ATGGACTCTCCCGCCGACGGAGCCGGCGGCCCGGCCGTCACCCCGCTGCTGATCGCCTGCGCGCTCGGCATCGAGCAGGTGGCCCTGCGCAGCGCGCTGCGGAAGGATCGGCCGGGCCGGGCCGACCGGAGCGGCCGGACACCCGACGCCGGGCCCGTCACCGTGCTCCGTACGGGCATGGGCCCCGAGAACGCCGAGCGTGCGATCGTGCGCGCGCTCGGCACGGACCGGAACAGGTCCGCGGCCGTCATCGCGTCCGGATTCTGCGCCGGACTGGCCCCCGGCATGAACCCGGGGGACCTGGTCGTCGCCGACGAGACCCGGGGCCCCCACGGCTCGACGCCCTGCACGGGAACGGCGCTGCTCGTGGAGGCGCTGTCCCGGACGCTGCCCGGACGTACGGTCCACACCGGCCCGCTCACCGGGTCCGACCATGTGGTGCGCGGCCTTGAGAGGGCCGGACTGCGCGCCACGGGAGCCGTCGCCGTGGACATGGAGTCCGCCGCCACACTGCTCGGCGCACTGGGCACCGGATCACGCCCGGTTGCCGCCGTACGGGTGGTCGTGGACGCCCCTGGGCACGAGCTAGTCCGAATTGGTACGGTTCGCGGTGGAATATCGGCTTTCCGTGTCCTTCGTGCCGTCATTCCGGCTTTTCTTGAATGGCACCGTTCTTTGCTGCTCCCCAGGAGGTGA
- the hpnH gene encoding adenosyl-hopene transferase HpnH produces MAMPLRQTIRVGTYLVEQKLRRREKFPLIVELEPLFACNLACEGCGKIQHPAGVLKQRMPVAQAVGAVLESGAPMVSIAGGEPLMHPQIDEIVRQLVAKKKYVFLCTNALLMRKKMDKFTPSPYFAFAVHIDGLRDRHDESVAKEGVFDEAVEAMKEAKKRGFRVTTNSTFFNTDTPQTIIEVLNYLNDDLKVDEMMISPAYAYEKAPDQEHFLGVDQTRELFKKAFAGGNRARWRLNHSPLFLDFLEGKADFPCTAWAIPNYSLFGWQRPCYLMSDGYVPTYRELIEETDWDKYGRGKDPRCANCMAHCGYEPTAVLATMGSLKESLRAVRETVSGSK; encoded by the coding sequence ATGGCCATGCCGCTCCGTCAGACCATCAGGGTCGGGACGTACCTCGTCGAACAGAAACTCCGCAGGCGTGAGAAGTTCCCACTCATCGTCGAGCTCGAACCGCTCTTCGCCTGCAATCTCGCCTGTGAGGGCTGCGGCAAGATCCAGCACCCGGCCGGGGTCCTGAAGCAGCGCATGCCCGTGGCCCAAGCGGTGGGGGCGGTGCTCGAATCCGGGGCACCGATGGTCTCCATCGCCGGCGGCGAGCCGCTGATGCACCCTCAGATTGACGAGATCGTCCGGCAGTTGGTGGCGAAGAAGAAGTACGTCTTCCTCTGCACCAACGCGCTGCTGATGCGCAAGAAGATGGACAAGTTCACGCCGTCGCCGTACTTCGCGTTCGCCGTGCACATCGACGGCCTGCGCGACCGCCACGACGAGTCCGTCGCCAAGGAAGGGGTCTTCGACGAGGCCGTGGAGGCCATGAAGGAGGCCAAGAAGCGGGGCTTCCGGGTCACCACCAACTCCACCTTCTTCAACACCGACACCCCGCAGACCATCATCGAGGTTCTCAACTACCTCAACGACGACCTGAAGGTCGACGAGATGATGATCTCGCCCGCCTACGCCTACGAGAAGGCGCCCGACCAGGAGCACTTCCTGGGCGTCGACCAGACGCGGGAGCTGTTCAAGAAGGCGTTCGCCGGCGGTAACAGAGCCCGCTGGCGGCTGAACCACTCCCCGCTCTTCCTGGACTTCCTGGAGGGCAAGGCCGACTTCCCGTGCACGGCCTGGGCCATTCCCAACTACTCGCTCTTCGGCTGGCAGCGCCCCTGCTACCTGATGAGCGACGGGTACGTTCCGACGTACCGGGAACTGATCGAGGAGACCGACTGGGACAAGTACGGCCGGGGCAAGGACCCGCGCTGCGCCAACTGCATGGCGCACTGCGGCTACGAACCGACGGCCGTACTCGCCACCATGGGCTCCCTCAAGGAGTCGCTGCGAGCGGTTCGCGAGACGGTCTCCGGAAGCAAGTAG
- a CDS encoding aspartate aminotransferase family protein, translated as MTESSESGTGRGGVPRAAGQREPGTPGKGFDLTKLLAERGGERYELHTAHLNHQLPRMLRTIGFDKVYERAEGAYFWDAEGNDYLDMLAGFGVMGIGRHHPVVREALHDVLDASLADLTRFDCQPLPGLLAEKLLAYSPHLDRVFFGNSGTEAVETALKFARYATGKPRILYCSHAFHGLTTGSLSVNGEAGFRDGFAPLLPDTALALGDLDSLERELKRGDVAGFVVEPIQGKGVRATPSGFLRAAQELLHRHKALLIADEVQTGLGRTGDFYAYQHEEGVEPDLVCVAKALSGGYVPVGATLGKNWIFRRVYSSMDRVLVHSASFGSNAQAMAAGLAVLSVIEDERIVANARTTGDLLRSRLAALVDRYEFLSEVRGRGLMIGIEFGRPASIGLRGRWTMLQAARKGLFAQMVVVPLLQKHRILTQVSGDELEVIKLIPPLTIGEREVDRFVTAFTAVMDDAHKGGGLMWDFGRTLVKQAIANR; from the coding sequence ATGACGGAGTCCAGCGAGAGCGGCACGGGACGCGGCGGCGTCCCCCGGGCGGCGGGACAGCGGGAGCCGGGCACGCCGGGCAAGGGCTTCGACCTCACGAAGCTCCTCGCCGAACGCGGCGGCGAGCGCTACGAGTTGCACACCGCCCACCTCAACCACCAACTCCCGCGCATGCTGCGGACCATCGGCTTCGACAAGGTCTACGAACGCGCCGAGGGCGCCTACTTCTGGGACGCCGAGGGCAACGACTACCTCGACATGCTCGCCGGCTTCGGCGTCATGGGCATCGGCCGCCACCACCCCGTCGTACGCGAGGCCCTCCACGACGTCCTCGACGCCTCGCTCGCCGATCTCACCCGCTTCGACTGCCAGCCGCTGCCCGGCCTGCTCGCGGAGAAGCTGCTCGCGTACAGCCCCCACCTGGACCGGGTCTTCTTCGGCAACAGCGGAACCGAAGCCGTCGAGACCGCCCTGAAATTCGCCCGGTACGCCACCGGCAAACCCAGGATCCTCTACTGCTCCCACGCCTTCCACGGTCTCACCACCGGCTCGCTCTCGGTCAACGGCGAGGCCGGCTTCCGCGACGGCTTCGCACCGCTGCTCCCCGACACCGCGCTCGCACTCGGTGATCTCGACTCACTGGAAAGGGAGTTGAAGCGCGGCGACGTCGCGGGCTTCGTCGTCGAACCGATCCAGGGCAAGGGCGTGCGCGCGACGCCGTCCGGCTTCCTGCGCGCGGCACAGGAGTTGCTGCACCGGCACAAGGCGCTGCTCATCGCCGACGAGGTGCAGACCGGACTCGGCAGGACCGGGGACTTCTACGCCTACCAGCACGAGGAAGGCGTCGAGCCGGACCTGGTGTGCGTCGCGAAGGCGCTCTCCGGCGGCTACGTGCCCGTCGGCGCCACCCTCGGCAAAAACTGGATCTTCAGACGGGTCTACTCCTCCATGGACCGGGTGCTGGTCCACTCGGCCAGCTTCGGGTCCAACGCGCAGGCGATGGCCGCGGGGCTCGCCGTCCTGTCGGTGATCGAGGACGAGCGGATCGTCGCCAACGCCAGGACGACCGGCGATCTGCTCCGGTCGCGGCTGGCGGCGCTGGTCGACCGGTACGAGTTCCTGAGCGAGGTGCGCGGCCGGGGGCTGATGATCGGTATCGAGTTCGGGAGGCCGGCGTCGATCGGACTGCGCGGCCGCTGGACGATGCTCCAGGCGGCCCGGAAGGGTCTCTTCGCGCAGATGGTCGTGGTGCCGCTCCTCCAGAAGCACCGCATCCTCACCCAGGTCTCCGGGGACGAGCTGGAAGTGATCAAACTGATTCCGCCGCTGACCATCGGGGAGCGGGAGGTCGACCGCTTCGTGACGGCGTTCACGGCCGTCATGGACGACGCACACAAGGGCGGCGGGCTGATGTGGGACTTCGGCAGGACGCTCGTGAAGCAGGCGATCGCCAACCGTTGA
- a CDS encoding XRE family transcriptional regulator: MDTPAATSGHDPETEALPDVAPQLRELRRGRGLTLEAAAARAGLSPAHLSRLETGRRQPSLPMLLGLARVYGTTVSELLGEEPPERDPVIRAARAEPVEADGWIYRQAGSSSGRAMQPLRVTVPYGAQGDLVRVHPGEEWIHLLQGRLRLGLGDAVHVLDPGDSAHFDSMTPHRLAAVGPDGAELLFVHTLLISPTTELCLPGGAHRR, translated from the coding sequence ATGGACACCCCAGCCGCCACCAGTGGGCACGACCCCGAGACAGAGGCCCTGCCGGACGTCGCGCCACAGCTGCGCGAGCTGCGCCGCGGCCGTGGCCTCACCCTGGAGGCCGCCGCCGCACGGGCCGGGCTCTCCCCGGCCCATCTCTCCCGGCTGGAGACCGGGCGCCGCCAGCCCTCACTGCCGATGCTGCTCGGACTCGCGCGCGTCTACGGTACGACGGTCTCCGAGCTGCTGGGCGAGGAACCGCCCGAACGCGATCCCGTCATCCGCGCCGCACGCGCGGAACCGGTGGAGGCCGACGGCTGGATCTACCGCCAGGCCGGCAGCTCCTCCGGCCGCGCGATGCAGCCGCTGCGGGTGACGGTGCCCTACGGGGCGCAGGGCGACCTCGTCCGCGTCCACCCGGGGGAGGAGTGGATCCATCTCCTTCAGGGGCGGCTCCGGCTCGGCCTCGGCGACGCCGTCCATGTGCTCGACCCGGGCGACAGCGCCCACTTCGACTCGATGACACCGCACCGTCTCGCGGCGGTCGGCCCCGACGGCGCCGAGCTGCTGTTCGTGCACACCCTGCTGATCAGCCCGACCACCGAGCTGTGCCTGCCGGGCGGGGCCCACCGCCGCTGA
- a CDS encoding DUF6126 family protein — translation MPDNPVDPAAAREPEATAETPVKPVMDEERNFPRGLAIRLFAYLVAGHVLAGFLYLLFEAGAQGR, via the coding sequence GTGCCCGACAACCCCGTGGACCCCGCCGCCGCGCGCGAACCGGAGGCGACCGCCGAGACTCCCGTCAAGCCCGTCATGGACGAGGAGCGCAACTTCCCGCGCGGCCTCGCCATCCGGCTGTTCGCCTACCTCGTGGCCGGCCATGTCCTGGCCGGTTTCCTCTACCTGCTCTTCGAGGCGGGCGCGCAGGGGCGCTGA
- a CDS encoding tyrosine-protein phosphatase, which produces MPQPVPPTEPELAGVRNFRDVGGLPTSDGRRVRYGRLFRSGHLAHATAEDAAFLTSLDLHTVFDFRNAADQKLDGLDVELIGVRNVNIPLTDPADGTEFWKMVRDGDLDQLRSILADGKGVARMSASYRSIILDRTAEHRRVLHALAEESLPALMHCAAGKDRAGLSIAVSLLAVGVEREAIEADYLKSNEPHRRYRVRRSDTTPGGTSPEVMELLAPLFDARAEYLETAFTTMEETWGSIDRYLTDGLGLTDATRERLRGRLVDEG; this is translated from the coding sequence GTGCCGCAGCCGGTCCCGCCGACCGAGCCCGAACTGGCCGGTGTACGCAACTTCCGCGACGTGGGCGGTCTGCCGACCTCCGACGGACGGCGCGTACGGTACGGCCGGCTCTTCCGCAGCGGCCACCTCGCGCACGCCACGGCCGAGGACGCGGCGTTCCTGACGTCACTGGATCTGCATACGGTCTTCGACTTCCGCAACGCGGCCGATCAGAAGCTGGACGGCCTGGACGTCGAGCTCATCGGCGTACGCAATGTGAACATTCCGCTCACCGACCCGGCCGACGGGACCGAGTTCTGGAAGATGGTCCGCGACGGGGATCTGGACCAGCTCAGGTCGATCCTCGCCGACGGCAAGGGTGTGGCCCGGATGTCCGCTTCGTACCGTTCGATCATTCTGGACCGCACCGCCGAGCACCGGCGCGTGCTGCACGCCCTGGCCGAGGAGAGCCTGCCCGCCCTGATGCACTGCGCGGCGGGCAAGGACAGGGCCGGGCTCTCCATCGCCGTGTCGCTGCTCGCCGTGGGGGTGGAGCGGGAGGCGATCGAGGCGGACTATCTGAAGTCGAACGAGCCGCACCGCAGGTACCGGGTACGCCGCAGCGACACGACGCCCGGCGGCACTTCGCCGGAGGTGATGGAGCTGCTGGCGCCGCTCTTCGACGCGCGCGCCGAGTACCTCGAAACGGCCTTCACGACGATGGAGGAGACGTGGGGCAGCATCGACCGGTATCTCACGGACGGCCTGGGCCTGACGGACGCGACGCGCGAACGGCTGCGCGGCCGTCTGGTCGACGAGGGGTAG